One Thermoproteales archaeon genomic region harbors:
- a CDS encoding asparagine synthetase, with the protein MPLILKIQTTIIKAMEDFMISKGFVQLMPIITSKITDPLGPDPGSSVVAFPKIRYYDMELVLTQSMILHKQLALLTGLEKIFIMSPNIRLENKLRKSTGKHLFEFTQMDFEIAYGSMKEVMSLTEDLVCEIISRVLKENREELELLGRKLEVPPKPFKVYTTHELEEKYGKDWEVLASLDHKYPFWAVCFKREFYDREDPEKPGHYRNYDLIYPEGFGEGLSGGEREWQYDRIISRIRRDGLDLSRFKEYLYVARRGLLIPSAGAGIGVERLVRFITGAKHVGDVQPFRRVPGEPVYL; encoded by the coding sequence TTGCCGTTAATATTGAAAATACAGACGACGATCATTAAAGCTATGGAAGATTTTATGATTTCTAAAGGATTTGTGCAGTTAATGCCCATCATAACCTCGAAAATTACAGACCCGCTGGGTCCCGATCCTGGCAGTTCTGTAGTAGCCTTTCCAAAAATAAGATATTATGACATGGAGCTAGTCTTAACTCAGAGCATGATTTTGCATAAACAATTAGCCTTGCTTACTGGTTTAGAAAAGATATTCATTATGTCGCCAAATATTCGACTCGAGAATAAGCTTAGAAAATCAACAGGTAAGCATTTGTTTGAGTTTACGCAGATGGATTTTGAAATTGCTTACGGAAGTATGAAAGAAGTAATGTCGCTAACTGAAGATTTAGTATGTGAAATTATTTCTAGAGTACTGAAAGAGAACAGGGAGGAGCTCGAGCTTCTAGGTAGGAAACTCGAAGTTCCTCCGAAGCCTTTCAAGGTTTATACAACACATGAGCTAGAGGAGAAATATGGTAAGGATTGGGAAGTCTTAGCATCTCTAGATCATAAATATCCATTCTGGGCTGTATGCTTTAAGCGAGAATTTTATGACCGGGAAGATCCCGAAAAGCCAGGTCATTATAGGAACTACGATTTAATATATCCAGAAGGATTCGGGGAGGGCTTATCGGGCGGTGAGAGAGAATGGCAATATGATAGAATAATTTCAAGAATAAGGAGGGATGGCTTGGATCTTAGTAGGTTCAAAGAGTATCTATACGTTGCCAGGAGAGGCTTACTAATTCCTAGCGCTGGAGCTGGTATTGGAGTTGAAAGACTCGTTAGGTTTATTACAGGAGCAAAACATGTAGGTGATGTTCAGCCTTTCCGAAGAGTCCCCGGCGAACCTGTATACCTATAG